ACATGCTAATATGTTAATTGTACAACTCCATCTAACAGTTTCTCTTTAATTTTGCAATAACATTAAGCTGTAATCTTAATAGAGTTCTTATATTGCAATTCAGCAAATTTTTACATGCCATGACTTTTATTTAGAACTAAGTATGAAGATAAGGTCTCCAAAGGATCTAACTCTAGAGATAAAACCAACAAACAGTAATATTACATAAACTTCAACTGAAGATAATTTGTATTAAGTTAAAGAAAAGGGAATTAATACTTTAACAATCTCAGCATTTTTAGCTAAGAATTCACATATCCTTTGAAGAAACAATTACTATTCCACTGTGCATCTGAGGGTATGTCACGTAGCCCATACACATAAACTAATTTAAAAGCTGTTGCCAATCAAATTATCATCTCATGAAGATTAAACAGTAGATATCCATTTAGACTTAATCAAGCATTTAGAAAATGCTTGATgctaacaaaaattagccaggcgtggtggcgcccacctgcagtcccagctactacttgggaggctgaggtgggaggatcacttaagcctgggcaacacagcgaatctctgtctcaaaaaaaaagaaaagaaaagaaaagaaagaagagaaaagaaatggccAACAACTTTACAAACCTATAATCACATAAAAAGTCGTAAAACATATGAGACATGTGGCTAAAGTCACACAAAGACTTCATGGAACCATGTTACGACTTAACAATCACAAAAGGAAGTGAATTTATCTCTACTAAAGTGAATATAAATATTGCAATCATTCTTTTTCTGGCATAATTATGTTTTGGAACTATGTCTTCTATAAAAAGCATCTGTGTACCCACCTGTCCTAGTTGTGTTGGCTGCCAACTACAAGCATCCTCTGTCCTTATTTTTCCAAatcactctactaaaaatactattcACACAATACCTGCAAAATAGTATTTCAATATTGGTTTTGCCAATCAGTCAAAGGTACCTCTCCAATTTTCAAGAGATAACTCCAATCCTGGGGTTATCAGTGAGAGGAAGATTTGGTATTGCGCCTAGACTGTGGCAAGTTCACTGTGCCCCCTTAACCCAGAAACTTGCATTGACTATATATTTACTATGTGGCAAATACATGTGTCAACTTAAAACTTTGAAAGTGGAACCAGTCCATGTTGAGTATCTGTAAAATCCGAGTGTCCAAATTCTTGtttcaagtttaattttttaaatctgagtATCCAAACTcttgtttcaagtttttaaaacttaaaggTAATGCAGTAAATCTTTTTTAGGATCTTAACATGTCTGGTATTTAAACTTATTTacgaaaaaaatacaatgaaaaaagacACCATTACTGTCAATAAATCCAAATGATATCTTCATTTTCAGAATCACGTCTTCCACTACCTTCTTCAAACATCACTTCCTCTCCACTACTTCCCCCAGTCCTTTAGGCAAATCAGTGATTCACACCGCCCCTTCCACCCAAGATTCTTAAAAGGATCCACCGTGCACGAACGAGAAAGCCCCACGATCCAAGTACATTGCCctagtgatctttgatgttttAAAAGGCACCTGTAAAAATTCCAAAGCCCAAAATTAGATCCCCAAgggctccttttctttcttgaccACACTTCTCTTTTTCAATGCCTCCCTCACCCCTTGAGGCCAGACGATTTCCCATCCAATAGCCCTCCTCCTTCTAGTCAAACCTAAATCCTGCCCTCCATCACCACCAGCCCCACCCGGGGTGGGGGCGGTATAAGAGGGCTCCAAAAGAGGAGAACCCCATAAGAGGGCTCCAGTCCCAGCCCCGATCGCCCTCCCTCGCCCTGGGAAAGGAACACCGGCCCAGGTCTTGCTCCTCTGACTTCTCATCCCCGCTGCCAAACCCAGAGCATCTCTTCCTTCGGGTCCACATTCCCGCAGGACCTTCGATCTTCCTCCCCCACTGCGCAGCTTTCAAAAGCCCCCAAGCTCTGGGCTCTTCAAGCCTCCCCCTCCCGCCCCCTCCCTCTCGTTCCTCGGCCTCCACTTACCCCTCAGCCTTCAGGCCCTCGGTTCGACAACCTCCATTTccttcagattccattccagagcTGACTCTCCCGGCTCCCTCAACTGTCTCCCCGGGGCCCCTCCAGGTCGCGGTCCCTCGGCAGCCCCCAGCTCCATCCCAGACTCCCCACTCACCCCTGGCAGCAGGCGCCCCCCAAGCTCCCCtctcctcagcctcagctcccgCTCACCTCCGCCGTTCGAGTCGGGCTCCCCGGACCCACCTCCGAGTCGGCGTCCGAGCCGCCGTCGGAGTCCGGGGCCCTGCCCGCCTCGCCGGAGTGAAGCGCCTCAAGCGGCGGGGGCGGAGCCTGGGGCGGGGAGCCGGAGTGGAGGCGGGGGCGGTGGCGGCTGCGCGCAGGCATCGTCCCGGCCGCCGTCACGGCCGCGCCGGCAGGGCCTGTGAGCCGAACCGGAACTGCTTCGGGAGGCGGGGCCCTACCTGCCGGGGACGGGGTTCTACCGGCAGGGGGCGGGGCCCACGCTGGAAAAGACGCGAGGCTCCAGATGGGCCCGAGAGGAGAACCGAGATGCTGCCGCGGGGGAGCCCGAGGGCGCATGCGTCATGCCGGAGGCCAAAGCGACAGGAGGAAGCGGGGCTAGCGGAGCGGGGGCGGGGCCTGTGGGATCAGTAAATGGGGTTAGGGCCTAGAAGGAGGTAATCCGAATTCCTCTGGAGACAGCCAGCTCTTCTCCAATAGCCAGCCCCCAATGATCATTGTTATAATTTATTGCCCATTTACTCTTTGACAGTGTCTATGCCAAACGCCATATaaacatctcatttaatccttgtgtTAAGGCTGGGAGCggaggctcacgtctgtaatcccggcactttgcgaggctgaggcgggatcacctgaggtcaggagttcgagaccagcctggccagcatggtgaaaactcgtctctactaaaaatacaaaaattagccgggcgtggtggcgcatacctgtaatcccagctactcgggaggctgaggcaggagaatcgcttgaacccgggaggtggaggttgcaatgagccaagatcacgccattgcactccagcctgggcgacaagagcaaaactccatctcaaaaaaaaaaaaaaaaaaaaaaatcctagtgcTAATTCTGCAAGGGGGATCCTATAGCACAGAAAGGTAAAGAAACATGTTACCTGACATATTGCAAACTGATATTCCAACCCAAATCTCTCTAACATCAGATCCTGTATTTTCCTCACTCCACCATGCTGCGCCACCCTGAGGGAAGGTCTGCTCCCAAGCCACGTCTAGCATTGGCATAAACCAAGTCCAAACCCAGTTGTAACCTGGACACGAGCCCCTCCTTGGCCTCGCCTCCCCACACAGTGCCAGGCCGACTTCAATGGTTCTGAATGGGATGGACATGAGTGTAGACTGCTTCCATGGGATGCCCTGGTGTGGCCTTTCCCTTCAAACTGGTCTTAAGGTCAAGGGCAGCTGGGAACCTCCTCACTGCAGCTCATACCATTCCCAGCTCCATCAGGGCCACTGAGAAGTCACATGAGAGAGGGTGAGACATCTCATCTCTTTTGCTGATAACCAGCTCTGGCAGAAGGACAGGCTGACCTTTCTCAGTTTCTATTTTGGGACCCAAAGCCCTTATAGGCAGAGGaatctccctcccaccctcaaaATGTTTCTGATGACAGTTAGCCCCTTTGGCTCTCAAAGTCTAGGGCAACACTCACCTCCCTTCTCCCCATTTTGACATACAAGGCCCTCTTCAGCCTTCTCTTCTGAGAAGTTAGCCATCTTCATTACAGGACCATTGTTCAAACCTTCCCCCAttggcccagcacggtggctcacacctgtaatcccagtactttgggaggccgaggcaggctgatcacttgaggtaggagttcaagaccagtcagaccaacacggcaaaaccccgtctctactaaaaacacaaaaattagtgtggcatggtggcatatgcctgtaatcccagctactcaggaagctaaagcaggagaatcacttgaacctgggaggtggtcgtggcagtgagccaagatgatgctactgcactccagcctgggtgacagagtgagaccctgtctaaaaaaacaaaacaaaacaaaacaaaacaccttccccctccccccatgaATCTTGTGGGCACCCTTTAAAGGAAGCTATCCATGTCTCTTACCCATATTTCTCTGACTCTACAACTCAGAAAATTGTCCCTGACCTCCATAATTCAGAGACTCATCCAAAAGACATCCAATCCAGCTCCTATCCAATTTGTGGCCCACCTAGACTGTACACTTCTTTCAGTTCTTTCTATCGTTCATCCTTGGAACCAGCCACCTCCTCTGCACCCTGGATCTCTACTTTAACTCAGTCCTCAGAACCTAATAGCCTTAGGTAGGGCTCTACATCTACTAATTCCACAGATGTttctaagcacctactatgtgtcagacccAGCACGtcctttgtttcatttaatcctcaaattcTGTAAGGTAGGTGTGATTATccttatttcacagatgaagaaactgaggttcagggtgGTAGCTGACTTGCAGAGGTCTCCCTGATTCCATGTTCTCATggagtttgggggtggggggaggcttGAGGAGGAAAAGGTCTTGTCTGCTCTGGAGGCCCCTGTGACTTGCTGAGTCACTTGCTCCTGTCACCTGTCCCTGTCAATCTCTGGGAAGGAGAAATGAcactggagagggagagaggagtgaCCGCAGAGGCAGAGGGGTGGGTGGGCTGGCCCATGGCTGAGACCTCTCTCCCAGAGCTGGGGGGAGAGGACAAAGCCACACCTTGCCCCAGCATCCTGGAGCTGGAGGAGCTCCTGAGGGCGGGGAAGTCTTCTTGCAGCCGCGTGGACGAAGTTTGGCCCAACCTTTTCATAGGAGATGCGTGAGTGGTAGCTGGCCAAGGGGCATgggggtggggacatggagaggCCGTTCTTGGTCGCTTTACCAGACACAGGAGGGTGGAAACAAGGAGAAATAGCTCTGTTCTGACCGTCCCAGGCCAGGGACCTTCTCCAGGACCCCCCGGCGTGCTGAGGACAGTGCAGTGACCAGGTATGGACACCAGGGAGAGCAGGGACTTCGCCTGCCTGAAAGCAGGGAGTCTCCCAGGAGTCCTGGGAAACATTTCCAGGACAACTGTCAAGTGTAGAGGCAGAGGCCTAGGAAATAGTATTTGGGGCATGAGATAAGGTAGACAGAGAGCCCCCTGTTTCTGGGCCCAGCCTCCCTCCTCTGGATACAGACAGTGGAGAAGCCTGACTGAAGGTGAATCAGAGAAGGTGTTGCCTCTAAACATTTGTAGGTTAGAAGCAGGTATGAGGTGGTAGCCAGTAGAGGACGGATGTGCGTGGGAGGACATGGGGCAAGAAGGGAGGGGCAGCCAGGTTCCAGGGCTGAAGCAATCCCTTCCTTCCTGTCCTGGTCAAGGCAGGGGCAGATGCACTGAGGAAGCAAAGAGGGTCTAAAGatcccccgacacacacacaccaccggCTCTACCACCAGAAAGTGCGGGGCTCTGGGTATGGGGCTGTGGAGTCAGACCCCACTTGGAGCTTGCTGGGGTTGGACTCTCTTTGGACCCTAATGGCTCGGTCCCTCTGCAGCAGGGGGCCAGGCGAAGCCTCCCTCCTGGTCCCATGGCTTGGCCGGCATCAAGTGCCCTTCCTGCCCTCCCCAGGGCCACGGCAAACAACCGCTTTGAGCTGTGGAAGCTGGGCATCACTCACGTGCTGAACGCCGCCCACGGGGGCCTCTACTGTCAGGGCGGCCCTGACTTCTACGGCAGCAGTGTGAGCTACCTGGGGGTGCCAGCCCACGACCTCCCTGATTTTGACATCAGTGCCTACTTCTCCTCTGCGGCTGACTTCATCCACCGTGCCCTCAACACGCCTGGGGGTAGGACTTGGGGTCCAAGCCCATATCCCATCTTGCTCATTCATGGGGAGGATGCCTCATTTCCTCTCAGTCATCAGTGCCCTCCCagccctgttttttaaaaatcctctgcttaggccgggtgcggtggctcatgcttgtaatcctagcactttgggaggccaaggtgggtggatcgcctgaggtcaggagttcaagaccagcctggccaacaaggtgaagcctcatctctactaaaaatacaaatattagccaggcatggggtttcctggcacgcacctataatctcagctactcgggaggctgaggcaggagaattgcttgaacatggggggcagaggttgcagtgagccgagatcatgccacttcactctagcctgggcaaaagggggAAACTCCATCCTGCCTCCTCCAAAAAAAAGTCCTCTGCTTAGTGCTCCAGCATTTTATCGAACCCTATTCCTTCCCAGATGGGGAAACTCAGGCCTGGAATACAAGGTCATGCCATGAGTTAGGAGCAACCCTGAGGCGGAAAGCCGTTTCTCCCAAACAGCAGAACAGCTCTTTCTCTGCAACACTCAACTTTGGGAAAGCACCATTTGGCACCTAGATGTCTGCCCCAAagtactttttttcttcctttttttttttctgagacagagtctcagtgctacccaggctggagtgcagtggcgcgatctctgctcctccacctcctgggttcaacctctgcctccgggcttcaagcaattctcgtgcctcagcctcccaagtagctgggactacaggcatccgccaccacacccggcactGAGTATCCACTTCGTGCCTGGCACTGAGCTAAATACTGGGAATCTAGACTTTAAGAAGCAGGGTCCCTGCCCTCTTGGAACTGGTGGAAAGACAGCCAAATTGTGAATAGCGTAGTGAGAGCTACTCATAAGAGTGGGCCAGTGTGGAGGGCTCTGGGAGCACACGTCAGGGGTGCTGAGCCCAGAGGATCGGGAAGGTGGGGGGAATTGCCTCTACAAAAGTATCCATGTGTCATATGCAAAAAAGATGAGCTGCTTTGTGATTCAAGCAATACTTTGAGCGATCAAGAAAGCCTGTAGAGGAAGCTGTGTCTCAGCCGAAGCCTGGTGGATAAGTAGTAGAAGTTAGTCATACCAAGATCAGGGGAAATGATTTGCAGGTATTTGGAATAGCATGTGGTAAGGCTGGAGGTCAGAAACCATGGCAGCCTCAAGGAACTGCAAGTTCCTCCATATTTCTCGAGCTAAAGGTGGGGGAAGGACAGTCTGAGATGAGGCGACATGGGCCAGCTCTTGAAGGGTCTTACAAGCTATGTTAAAAAGGTTtggaggccaggagcggtggctcatgcctgtaatctcaacactttggaaggccaaggtgggagaatcacttaagttcaggagttcaagaccagcctgggcaacattgtgagactttgtctctactaaaaaaaaaaaaaaaaaaaaaaaaaaaaaaagaagaagaaagaaagaaagaaaagaaaaaagaaattcagaccCTATCCCAAGGGTAGGCAGAACAGGTGTTGATCTACCCATTTTACCaatcaggaaactgaggtccatAAAGGCTGAGTGACTTGCACAGGATCACAGAGTGCACTCAAGGCAGGGTCAGGAAAGGAACCTGGGTCCCCATCCCAGCCCATGGGTGGGCCGGTGTGTGGGACAGGGTTTTTCACCAGGATGTCTTCCTCAGCCAAGGTCCTGGTGCACTGTGTGGTGGGCGTGAGCCGCTCTGCCACGCTGGTCCTGGCCTACCTCATGCTGCACCAGCGGCTGTCCCTGCGCCAGGCGGTCATCACTGTGAGGCAGCACCGATGGGTCTTCCCCAACCGAGGCTTCCTGCACCAGCTCTGCAGGCTGGACCAGCAACTGCGGGGTGCCGGCCAGAGCTGAGGGGCCAGGTGAGGCCTCAGGGGGCGAAGCTGGATGTGGTTGGCAGGAAAAGGCCAGGTGAGGGCCTGGGCTGCAGACATAGGATTGCATTCTTCCAGGATTGGTTGGCAGGGCTGTGTGTGGCTGGAAGTGAGGATTAAAGGGGGCCTGGCCCTCTCCCCAAACTGCTGGGTTCCCTTAACCTACCCAAGGTCTGGTCTCACCCAAGGGTCTGGCCTAGGCAATTCTCCTGTAGGACCCCCAAcccatctcccccaccccacccggaTCCTTCAGACcccaaagagaagagaaggactGGGATGCGAGGGTGTGGAAAGCATAAAATGGAAGAGAGGAGACTTTCCTATCTGGTCTTGGGGCCAACCTGCCCTGCCTCAGCCGAAAGCCTGTGGGGGCTCCCCTAAATCTCACTGAGGCATCTGCACAGCCAGCCTGGATCCTCCTGAACCTCCACATCCCCTTCCCCCTAGGTCTGGACCCCAGGTACAGTGCCACAGAGAAAACCTTACAGGCTTAGCTAATTCTCATCAGTGAGCTAAGGCCAGGCCTCCACGGTGGCTCCCCACCCAGCAGggcctgcctccacctctgctTCCCCTATAACTCCTTCCCTGTCTCGCCTCAAGCATGTCTTTGGCTGTCCCTACCACCCCATGCCACAGATGGGCTGCCATTTGGGGGTGGGTGACTGGCTTGGGCATGCTTGGGAGCTGGAACAGCAGCAGCTTTTTCCTCCCAGAAACCTCCCAGGGCAGGGCCTgactctctccctgcctcccacccctaAGAGCAGTTCCTGTCTCTGAAGGCATAGCCAGCCCAAGCAGAAGGGGGGCCCTTCAGCAGCATCGACCCCTTCCCACGTGCTGGCTGGAGGATAAGCATCTTGAGGAGGAGGATTAGGGAAGGATCAGGGGCTAAGTTTAGAGTTTGGGGGTGAGTGTGATAAGAAACTTTGGGTTATAGCTGGGCTTGAGATTGGCCTGCGGCCAAGCTGTGGCATGGAGCTCTGTGGGTAAAAGGTCTGAAGGGGGCATGTATCCCGTGGAATGGCAAATTCCCTGCCTGCTCTCTCTCCTCTAGACAGGACCCAGGAACCTGGCAAAGCAGCAGATCTCCGACCATGCCCAGTCGGAGAAGTCACccttctccctcagcctgggGCCTTAGGCTCCCTGACCTCTGACCTCAGCATCTTTCCCATCAGGCAGCTGACTTTGGGGGAGTTGGATAGGCAGGGGTACAGCATTGCACAATTCATGGAGGTGTCATCCACCAAACTGTGCAACTGGAGGCCCCAGGAGTTATGCAGTGTGCAGCCTGTGCAGCTGTACAGAGCAGCTCTGGGTCCGGGGACTCTGAAAGATAAGGGGCCCATGGGGAGAGGTCATCTCTGTCCCTAAGCCATGGATACCAAATCTACCTCCTCATCTCTCCCAGCAGCTGCACTCACTTGACCTTATGCACAGGGCTCAAGGCAGAAGCAGGTTTAGGTGACAGCTCTTATCCCTGCCCCAACAAGTCCCAGCCAGCCTGGGCCTTGGTTCACCTGCCTGTAACACAGAGCTCATCTCTCTTCCAGAACTGGTCCTTACTCCCTGCCATGGGGCTCTGCCACTTTGCCACCCCGGCACTGGTCCTGCTGGTGCTGGTGGAGGCTCTGGCCCAGGCGGACACACAGAAGATGGTGGAAGCCCAGCGTGGGGTCCGCCCTAGAGCCTGCTACTCCATCTGGCTCCTCCTGGCGCCTGCACCTCCTCTCAGCCACTGTCTTCAGTCTCCACAGGTGGGAGTGGGCTCCCCTCTCAGCCAAGCCCTCAGGCTTCTTGGCCAGGGACCCCAAGTTCCCTGggaaagtggggaggggaggagagaggaagggggttCCAGGTATTTGTGATAGCTGTTGGCCACAGCTGTCTCCAGCAGCTGCCCTCAGGGCTCAGAGAGCCCCAGGAGAGGCTGAGCCTTAGCTCCCTGGAGCTCAGACCTCAGAGACCCAGTGCAGGTATAGCTGCAGGCATGGGTGTGCCCTGTTCCCACCATCTGGGAGTGCAAGTGGGGAGTAGTATCAAGGTATGGGTGTATGACAAAGGTCTGTGGATGACAGAGAAGGTTTCTAATAGGCTCAATTGAAGGTCCTAGCTGACCACAGTTAGCATGGGGAGAAACCTTAAAGACCATCTCTCTGGCCTCAGAGGACAGTGGGGCCTGGGTGTCCCTGCCTTTTGGGTTGGGGGAGGAGCTTGGCAGAGGGTAGGAGTGGCCCTGGACACACTGCTTCtgcctgcagcccagggctgTCTGAAGACCTGCTCTAtacctgtgtctgtgtgtgggccTGTGCCGCTTCCCTCAGCCTGAGTCTTCTAGGTCTTTATCCTGGACCTGTCCCATCAGCCTTGGCCCCTAACTGAGGATGCCTGGACCTGGGTCCTGCTGTTGGCAATGCCACCAGTTTACATGTGATTTTTGGCTAGTCTCTTCACTGTCCTCCTCCACAGAACATCCTTCCAGCTTGAACTTCCTGCCCTTCTTCTATAATACCCTTGAAGGCCAAGGGAGAGGGTCTCACTccagttgcctaggctggagtgcaatggcatggtcagggattagagctcactgcagccttgacttcctgggctcaggtgattctcccacctcagcttcccgagtagaaGGGACTACAagaatgtgccaccacaaccagctaattttttttttttttttttttgagacggagtttcgctcttgttgccaaggctggagtgcaatggcgtgatctcagctcaccgcaacccccacctcctgggttcaaatgattctcttgcctcaggctcccgagtagctgggattacaggcatgcaccaccaagcctggctaattttgtatttttagtagagacaggttttctccatgttggtcaggctggtctcgaactcctgacctcaggtgatccgcccacctcggcctcccaaagtgctaggattacaggcgtgagccaccgcgaccagcccaactcgctaattttttgtatttttagtagagacagggtctggctatattgcctagactggtcttgaactcctgggctcaagcaatcctcccacctcagcctcccaaagtgttgggattataggtgttagccactgcatccggccaagGGACCTTTTAAAATGGTTTATTTGATCTTCCTTCTCccaatatctttcttttttgagacggagtctcaccctgtcaccccagctggagtgcagtggtgcaatctcggctcactgcaagctccgcctcctgggttcacgccattctcctgcctcagcctcctgggtagctgggactacaggcacccaccaccatgcccggctaatttttttgtatttttagtagagacggggtttcaccatgttagccaggatggtctcgatctcctgacctcgtgatccgccctcctcggtctcccaaagtgctgggattacaggcgtgagccaccgcgcccggccccttctCCCACTATCAACATACATGTACAAAATATGCCACAGTCAGACCTGGGCTGAGCTGCCTTGATCCTTAGTAGTGCTGGGACAGAGGCCTGGGCCTGGAGGGGAAGGTGCCTGACTGGGCTTGGCACTGGCCATGCCATGGAATCAGTGGACAAGTTGGGAGTGGCAGGGGAGGCTGGAAGAGGGGGGTAGACAGCATGCTTTACAATTAAACTCaaatcaaaaaatagaaacagcatCAAGTGTGCGGAGACAGGCAGCTGAAAGCCGGCAGCACACGCTGCCCGTCAGAGAAGTGCACAGCCTGGGCCAGATACTCCCACAGGTGGGTGAGTGCCCCTAATTTGGGGGGAGTAGGGTGTGGTCCCTAAGCATGCTGGGTAATGAGGGCCAGGACACTTGTGCctgtgtggggaggggtggggtttGGGTTGGGTAGATAACCGACTGGGTCAGAGATGAAGGCACAGACAAAGTATAGTACAGTCAGAGAGACCTGGGCTTGAATCCTGACTCCCACATCAAttggctgtgtgactctgggtatgttgcttaacctctctgagtctcggtttcctcatctgtaaaatggggatgataatattACCTACTCCATTAAGGGCactgtgaggattcaatgagaaaaTGTAAGCGCCTAGCtctgtctggcacatagtacatCCTTGATGAGTGCTAAATATAACAATTATTgctggacagagaaagagacgtcaagaaatacagagatagAGAAGAAATCTCACTGTCCCGTAGGGAAGTTACCCTCCACATAGGATATGGCTGGGGCTGGAAAGGGTAAGAGTAATTATAGTAGTGATAATAATAGTAAGATGTGCCATTTATTGGGCATCTACCATGA
The Pongo abelii isolate AG06213 chromosome 8, NHGRI_mPonAbe1-v2.0_pri, whole genome shotgun sequence genome window above contains:
- the DUSP13A gene encoding dual specificity protein phosphatase 13A; translation: MAETSLPELGGEDKATPCPSILELEELLRAGKSSCSRVDEVWPNLFIGDAATANNRFELWKLGITHVLNAAHGGLYCQGGPDFYGSSVSYLGVPAHDLPDFDISAYFSSAADFIHRALNTPGAKVLVHCVVGVSRSATLVLAYLMLHQRLSLRQAVITVRQHRWVFPNRGFLHQLCRLDQQLRGAGQS